Proteins encoded together in one Canis aureus isolate CA01 chromosome 21, VMU_Caureus_v.1.0, whole genome shotgun sequence window:
- the VPS51 gene encoding vacuolar protein sorting-associated protein 51 homolog isoform X2, whose protein sequence is MKNDFRKMEDEMDRLATNMAVITDFSARISATLQDRHERITKLAGVHALLRKLQFLFELPSCLTKCVELGAYGQAVRYQGRARAVLQQYQHLPSFRAIQDDCQVITARLAQQLRQRFREGGSGAPEQAECVELLLALGEPAEELCDEFLANARGRLDAELRSLEAELGPSPPAPDVLEFTDHGGSGFVGGLCQVASAYQELFAAQGAAGAEKLTAFAQELGGRYFALVERRLAQEQGSGDNSLLVRALDRFHRRLRAPGALLAAAGLAEAATEIVERVARERLGHHLQGLRAAFLGCLTDVRQALAAPRLAGKEGPGLAELLANVASSILSHIKASLAAVHLFTAKEVSFSNKPYFRGEFCSQGVREGLIVGFIRSMCQTAQSFCDSPGEKGGATPPALLLLLSRLCLDYETATISYILTLTDEQFLVQDQSPVTPVSTLCAEARETARRLLTHYVKVQGLVISQMLRKSVETRDWLSTLEPRNVRAVMKRVVEDTTAIDVQVGLLYEEGVRKAQSSDSSKRTFSVYSSSRQQGRYAPSYTPSAPMDTNLLSNIQKLFSERIDVFSPVEFNKVSVLTGIIKISLKTLLECVRLRTFGRFGLQQVQVDCHFLQLYLWRFVADEELVHLLLDEVVASAALRCPDPVPMEPSVVEVICERG, encoded by the exons ATGAAGAACGACTTTCGGAAGATGGAAGACGAAATGGACCGGCTGGCCACCAACATGGCGGTGATCACGGACTTCAGCGCGCGCATCAGCGCCACCCTGCAGGACCGCCACGAGCGCATCACCAAGCTGGCAG GGGTCCACGCGCTGCTGCGGAAGCTGCAGTTCCTCTTCGAGCTGCCCTCGTGCCTCACCAAGTGTGTGGAGCTGGGCGCCTACGGGCAGGCGGTGCGCTACCAGGGCCGCGCGCGGGCCGTGCTGCAGCAGTACCAGCACCTGCCCTCCTTCCGCGCCATCCAGGACGACTGCCAGGTGATCACGGCTCGCCTGGCTCAGCAGCTGCGGCAGCGCTTCAG GGAGGGCGGCTCTGGAGCCCCAGAGCAGGCAGAGTGCGTGGAGCTGCTGCTGGCCCTAGGCGAGCCTGCGGAGGAGTTGTGTGACGAGTTCCTGGCCAACGCCAGAGGGCGGCTGGACGCCGAGCTGCGGAGcctggaggcagagctggggcccTCCCCTCCCGCTCCCGACGTCTTAGAGTTCACCGATCACGGGGGAAGTGGCTTCGTGGGTGGCCTCTGCCAAGTGGCCTCTGCCTACCAGGAGCTGTTTGCAGCCCAGGGCGCGGCGGGTGCCGAGAAGCTCACAGCCTTCGCCCAGGAGCTGGGTGGCCGCTACTTTGCGCTAGTAGAGCGGCGGCTGGCTCAGGAGCAGGGTAGCGGGGACAACTCGCTGCTGGTGCGGGCACTGGACCGCTTCCATCGGCGCCTGCGGGCGCCTGGGGCTCTGCTGGCCGCTGCGGGGCTGGCTGAGGCTGCCACGGAGATTGTGGAGCGAGTGGCCCGGGAGCGCCTAGGCCACCACCTGCAGGGCCTGCGGGCTGCCTTCCTGGGTTGCCTGACCGATGTGAGGCAGGCATTGGCTGCACCTCGTCTGGCTGGAAAGGAAGGCCCAGGCCTGGCGGAGTTGCTGGCCAATGTGGCCAGTTCCATCCTGAGCCACATCAAAGCCTCCCTGGCAGCTGTGCACCTCTTCACCGCCAAGGAGGTGTCTTTCTCCAACAAGCCTTACTTCCGG GGCGAGTTCTGCAGCCAAGGTGTTCGTGAGGGCCTCATCGTGGGCTTCATCCGCTCCATGTGCCAGACAGCTCAGAGCTTTTGTGACAGCCCTGGGGAGAAGGGGGGTGCCACACCGCCTGCTCTGCTCCTGCTACTCTCCCGCCTTTGCTTGGACTATGAGACAGCCACCATCTCCTACATCCTCACCCTCACCGATGAACAGTTTCTCGTGCAG GACCAGTCTCCAGTGACACCTGTAAGCACACTGTGTGCAGAGGCCAGGGAGACAGCACGGCGGTTATTGACCCACTATGTGAAGGTGCAGGGCCTGGTCATATCACAGATGCTGCGCAAGAGTGTCGAGACACGGGACTGGCTCAGTACCCTGGAGCCCCGGAATGTGCGTGCTGTCATGAAGCGGGTGGTGGAGGACACGACGGCTATTGACGTGCAG GTGGGTCTTCTGTATGAAGAGGGTGTCCGCAAGGCTCAGAGCAGTGACTCCAGCAAAAGGACCTTCTCTGTGTATAGCAGCTCTCGCCAGCAGGGCCGCTATGCACCCAGCTATACACCCAG TGCCCCAATGGACACTAATCTCTTGAGCAACATCCAGAAACTGTTCTCTGAACGTATTGATGTGTTCAGCCCCGTGGAGTTCAACAAG GTCTCGGTGCTGACTGGCATCATCAAGATCAGCCTGAAGACGCTGCTGGAGTGTGTGCGGTTGCGCACCTTTGGTCGCTTCGGCTTGCAGCAGGTGCAGGTGGACTGTCACTTCCTGCAGCTCTACCTGTGGCGCTTCGTGGCGGACGAGGAGCTTGTGCACCTGCTGTTGGATGAAGTGGTGGCCTCAGCTGCCCTGCGCTGCCCAGACCCAGTGCCCATGGAACCCAGTGTTGTCGAGGTCATCTGCGAGCGTGGCTAG
- the TM7SF2 gene encoding delta(14)-sterol reductase TM7SF2 isoform X1, whose translation MASPQGSRAPLEFGGPLGAAALMLLLPATMFHLLLVVRSGPARLLGPPPYLPGLQVLWSPRMLLLWLTWLGLQAALYLLPARKVAEGQELKDKSRLLYPINGFQALMLTALLVGLAVLAGLPLGALPEMLLPLAFAATFTTFIFSLFLYLKALVAPASALAPGGNSGNPIYDFFLGRELNPRVWSFDFKYFCELRPGLIGWVLINLAMLMQEAELRGSPSLAMWLVNGFQLLYVGDALWHEEAVLTTMDITHDGFGFMLAFGDLAWVPFTYSLQAQFLLHHPQPLGVPVASVICLINAVGYYIFRGANSQKNTFRKNPSDPRVADLETIPTATGRQLLVSGWWGMVRHPNYLGDLIMALAWSLPCGVSHLLPYFYLLYFTALLVHREARDEQQCLQKYGLAWHEYCRRVPYRILPYIY comes from the exons ATGGCCTCTCCTCAGGGATCCCGGGCTCCGCTGGAATTCGGGGGACCCCTGG GCGCGGCGGCGCTGATGCTGCTGCTCCCTGCCACCATGTTCCACCTGCTCTTGGTGGTCCGCTCGGGCCCCGCGCGCCTCCTGGGCCCACCCCCCTACCTGCCGGGACTCCAAGTGCTGTGGAGCCCGAGGATGCTACTGCTGTGGCTCACCTGGCTCGGCCTGCAAGCGGCTCTCTACCTATTGCCTGCGCGCAAG GTTGCTGAGGGACAGGAACTGAAGGACAAGAGTCGTCTGCTCTATCCCATTAACG GCTTCCAGGCCCTGATGCTGACAGCCCTGTTGGTGGGCTTGGCAGTGTTGGCAGGTCTGCCTCTGGGGGCGCTCCCCGAAATGCTCCTGCCCTTGGCATTTGCGGCCACCTTCACCACCTTCATTTTCagcctctttctctatctgaaGGCCCTGGTGGCCCCTGCCTCGGCCCTGGCACCTGGGGGGAACTCAG GCAATCCCATTTACGACTTCTTCCTGGGACGGGAGCTCAACCCGCGCGTCTGGTCCTTTGACTTCAAATATTTCTGTGAACTGCGGCCTGGCCTCATCGGCTGG GTCCTCATCAACCTGGCCATGCTGATGCAGGAAGCAGAACTTCGGGGGAGTCCCTCACTGGCCATGTGGCTGGTCAATGGCTTCCAGCTACTCTATGTGGGTGATGCTCTCTGGCATGAG GAAGCTGTTCTCACCACCATGGACATCACACATGATGGGTTTGGCTTCATGCTGGCCTTTGGGGACCTAGCCTGGGTACCCTTCACTTACAGCCTGCAGGCCCAATTCCTGCTGCACCACCCACAGCCACTGGGGGTGCCCGTGGCCTCAGTCATCTGCCTCATCAATG CTGTTGGTTACTACATCTTCCGAGGAGCTAATTCCCAGAAGAACACCTTCCGAAAGAATCCTTCTGACCCCAGAGTGGCTG ACCTTGAGACCATCCCCACAGCCACCGGGCGACAGCTGCTGGTGTCTGGGTGGTGGGGTATGGTCCGCCATCCCAACTACCTTGGAGACCTCATCATGGCTCTGGCCTGGTCCTTGCCTTGTG GAGTGTCTCACCTGCTACCCTACTTCTACCTCCTCTACTTCACGGCACTACTGGTACACCGTGAGGCCCGGGATGAGCAGCAGTGCCTGCAGAAGTATGGCCTGGCCTGGCATGAATACTGTCGGCGTGTGCCTTACCGAATCCTGCCCTACATCTACTGA
- the TM7SF2 gene encoding delta(14)-sterol reductase TM7SF2 isoform X2 yields MASPQGSRAPLEFGGPLGAAALMLLLPATMFHLLLVVRSGPARLLGPPPYLPGLQVLWSPRMLLLWLTWLGLQAALYLLPARKVAEGQELKDKSRLLYPINVLAGLPLGALPEMLLPLAFAATFTTFIFSLFLYLKALVAPASALAPGGNSGNPIYDFFLGRELNPRVWSFDFKYFCELRPGLIGWVLINLAMLMQEAELRGSPSLAMWLVNGFQLLYVGDALWHEEAVLTTMDITHDGFGFMLAFGDLAWVPFTYSLQAQFLLHHPQPLGVPVASVICLINAVGYYIFRGANSQKNTFRKNPSDPRVADLETIPTATGRQLLVSGWWGMVRHPNYLGDLIMALAWSLPCGVSHLLPYFYLLYFTALLVHREARDEQQCLQKYGLAWHEYCRRVPYRILPYIY; encoded by the exons ATGGCCTCTCCTCAGGGATCCCGGGCTCCGCTGGAATTCGGGGGACCCCTGG GCGCGGCGGCGCTGATGCTGCTGCTCCCTGCCACCATGTTCCACCTGCTCTTGGTGGTCCGCTCGGGCCCCGCGCGCCTCCTGGGCCCACCCCCCTACCTGCCGGGACTCCAAGTGCTGTGGAGCCCGAGGATGCTACTGCTGTGGCTCACCTGGCTCGGCCTGCAAGCGGCTCTCTACCTATTGCCTGCGCGCAAG GTTGCTGAGGGACAGGAACTGAAGGACAAGAGTCGTCTGCTCTATCCCATTAACG TGTTGGCAGGTCTGCCTCTGGGGGCGCTCCCCGAAATGCTCCTGCCCTTGGCATTTGCGGCCACCTTCACCACCTTCATTTTCagcctctttctctatctgaaGGCCCTGGTGGCCCCTGCCTCGGCCCTGGCACCTGGGGGGAACTCAG GCAATCCCATTTACGACTTCTTCCTGGGACGGGAGCTCAACCCGCGCGTCTGGTCCTTTGACTTCAAATATTTCTGTGAACTGCGGCCTGGCCTCATCGGCTGG GTCCTCATCAACCTGGCCATGCTGATGCAGGAAGCAGAACTTCGGGGGAGTCCCTCACTGGCCATGTGGCTGGTCAATGGCTTCCAGCTACTCTATGTGGGTGATGCTCTCTGGCATGAG GAAGCTGTTCTCACCACCATGGACATCACACATGATGGGTTTGGCTTCATGCTGGCCTTTGGGGACCTAGCCTGGGTACCCTTCACTTACAGCCTGCAGGCCCAATTCCTGCTGCACCACCCACAGCCACTGGGGGTGCCCGTGGCCTCAGTCATCTGCCTCATCAATG CTGTTGGTTACTACATCTTCCGAGGAGCTAATTCCCAGAAGAACACCTTCCGAAAGAATCCTTCTGACCCCAGAGTGGCTG ACCTTGAGACCATCCCCACAGCCACCGGGCGACAGCTGCTGGTGTCTGGGTGGTGGGGTATGGTCCGCCATCCCAACTACCTTGGAGACCTCATCATGGCTCTGGCCTGGTCCTTGCCTTGTG GAGTGTCTCACCTGCTACCCTACTTCTACCTCCTCTACTTCACGGCACTACTGGTACACCGTGAGGCCCGGGATGAGCAGCAGTGCCTGCAGAAGTATGGCCTGGCCTGGCATGAATACTGTCGGCGTGTGCCTTACCGAATCCTGCCCTACATCTACTGA
- the TM7SF2 gene encoding delta(14)-sterol reductase TM7SF2 isoform X3, which translates to MASPQGSRAPLEFGGPLGAAALMLLLPATMFHLLLVVRSGPARLLGPPPYLPGLQVLWSPRMLLLWLTWLGLQAALYLLPARKVAEGQELKDKSRLLYPINGNPIYDFFLGRELNPRVWSFDFKYFCELRPGLIGWVLINLAMLMQEAELRGSPSLAMWLVNGFQLLYVGDALWHEEAVLTTMDITHDGFGFMLAFGDLAWVPFTYSLQAQFLLHHPQPLGVPVASVICLINAVGYYIFRGANSQKNTFRKNPSDPRVADLETIPTATGRQLLVSGWWGMVRHPNYLGDLIMALAWSLPCGVSHLLPYFYLLYFTALLVHREARDEQQCLQKYGLAWHEYCRRVPYRILPYIY; encoded by the exons ATGGCCTCTCCTCAGGGATCCCGGGCTCCGCTGGAATTCGGGGGACCCCTGG GCGCGGCGGCGCTGATGCTGCTGCTCCCTGCCACCATGTTCCACCTGCTCTTGGTGGTCCGCTCGGGCCCCGCGCGCCTCCTGGGCCCACCCCCCTACCTGCCGGGACTCCAAGTGCTGTGGAGCCCGAGGATGCTACTGCTGTGGCTCACCTGGCTCGGCCTGCAAGCGGCTCTCTACCTATTGCCTGCGCGCAAG GTTGCTGAGGGACAGGAACTGAAGGACAAGAGTCGTCTGCTCTATCCCATTAACG GCAATCCCATTTACGACTTCTTCCTGGGACGGGAGCTCAACCCGCGCGTCTGGTCCTTTGACTTCAAATATTTCTGTGAACTGCGGCCTGGCCTCATCGGCTGG GTCCTCATCAACCTGGCCATGCTGATGCAGGAAGCAGAACTTCGGGGGAGTCCCTCACTGGCCATGTGGCTGGTCAATGGCTTCCAGCTACTCTATGTGGGTGATGCTCTCTGGCATGAG GAAGCTGTTCTCACCACCATGGACATCACACATGATGGGTTTGGCTTCATGCTGGCCTTTGGGGACCTAGCCTGGGTACCCTTCACTTACAGCCTGCAGGCCCAATTCCTGCTGCACCACCCACAGCCACTGGGGGTGCCCGTGGCCTCAGTCATCTGCCTCATCAATG CTGTTGGTTACTACATCTTCCGAGGAGCTAATTCCCAGAAGAACACCTTCCGAAAGAATCCTTCTGACCCCAGAGTGGCTG ACCTTGAGACCATCCCCACAGCCACCGGGCGACAGCTGCTGGTGTCTGGGTGGTGGGGTATGGTCCGCCATCCCAACTACCTTGGAGACCTCATCATGGCTCTGGCCTGGTCCTTGCCTTGTG GAGTGTCTCACCTGCTACCCTACTTCTACCTCCTCTACTTCACGGCACTACTGGTACACCGTGAGGCCCGGGATGAGCAGCAGTGCCTGCAGAAGTATGGCCTGGCCTGGCATGAATACTGTCGGCGTGTGCCTTACCGAATCCTGCCCTACATCTACTGA
- the ZNHIT2 gene encoding zinc finger HIT domain-containing protein 2 codes for MEPAGPCGFCPAGEAQPARYTCPRCNVPYCSLRCYRAHGTCAEDFYRDQVLGELRGRSASPSRLASALRRLRRQRETEDDPEDAGLRPGPAPGGPSRLWELLAPAEKVAFERLLNRGEAGRLLPPWRPWWWGRGAGPRLLEEVGDAADRDPAELEPTPARTPPEPVKEAAAEPFLEDPPEACAPAVPTRIPVLASLSRGRASPLVRFQLPNVLFAYAHTLVLYHGGDEALLSDFCATLLGVSGALGAQQVFASAEEALQAAAQVLEAGEHPPGPLGTRGAMREAARILMGESPANRKGYTLAALGHLAQTLSQARKQAVATEERDRLYRARKKCQFLLAWSNENEAALTSLALDCARAHRAHAVAAEEVVALTEELEQLWGGPLPPAPRILIEELPG; via the coding sequence ATGGAGCCGGCCGGGCCGTGCGGTTTTTGTCCGGCCGGGGAGGCCCAGCCCGCGCGCTACACCTGCCCTCGCTGTAATGTGCCCTACTGCTCCCTGCGCTGCTACCGGGCGCATGGCACCTGCGCCGAAGACTTCTACCGGGACCAGGTGCTGGGAGAGCTTCGCGGCCGCAGCGCCTCGCCCAGCCGTCTGGCCAGCGCCCTACGCCGGCTGCGTCGGCAACGCGAGACCGAGGACGACCCCGAGGACGCAGGCCTCAGGCCTGGCCCGGCGCCAGGCGGGCCCTCCAGACTCTGGGAGCTACTGGCCCCGGCAGAGAAGGTGGCCTTCGAGCGGCTGCTGAATCGTGGCGAGGCCGGGCGGCTGCTGCCCCCATGGAGGCCGTGGTggtggggccgcggggcggggccgcggcttCTGGAGGAGGTGGGTGATGCTGCGGACCGTGACCCTGCGGAGCTGGAGCCCACCCCCGCGAGGACGCCCCCGGAACCCGTGAAGGAGGCCGCCGCTGAGCCGTTTCTCGAAGACCCTCCCGAGGCCTGCGCGCCCGCCGTGCCCACCCGGATCCCCGTGCTGGCCAGTCTGAGCCGCGGCCGGGCCTCGCCACTCGTGCGCTTCCAGCTGCCCAACGTGCTGTTCGCCTATGCGCACACTCTCGTCTTGTATCACGGCGGCGACGAAGCACTGCTCTCTGACTTCTGTGCCACACTGCTCGGCGTTTCCGGAGCCCTGGGTGCGCAGCAGGTTTTCGCCTCTGCTGAGGAAGCCCTGCAGGCCGCAGCCCAGGTGCTGGAAGCGGGCGAGCAtccgcctgggcccctgggcacACGGGGTGCCATGCGCGAAGCCGCCCGCATCCTGATGGGTGAAAGCCCCGCCAACCGGAAAGGCTACACGCTGgcagccctggggcacctggcacAGACCCTGAGCCAGGCCCGGAAGCAAGCTGTGGCTACGGAAGAGCGAGATCGCCTCTATCGGGCGCGGAAGAAGTGCCAGTTCCTGCTGGCTTGGAGCAATGAAAATGAGGCGGCCCTCACATCCCTGGCTCTAGATTGTGCAAGGGCCCATCGAGCCCATGCTGTGGCGGCCGAGGAGGTGGTAGCCCTCACCGAGGAGTTGGAGCAGCTTTGGGGAGGACCCCTGCCACCTGCTCCAAGAATTCTCATTGAGGAGCTCCCTGGCTGA
- the FAU gene encoding ubiquitin-like FUBI-ribosomal protein eS30 fusion protein yields MQLFVRAQELHTLEVTGQETVAQIKAHVASLEGIAPEDQVLLLAGSPLEDEATLGQCGVEALTTLEVAGRMLGGKVHGSLARAGKVRGQTPKVAKQEKKKKKTGRAKRRMQYNRRFVNVVPTFGKKKGPNANS; encoded by the exons ATGCAGCTCTTTGTCCGCGCCCAGGAGCTACACACCCTCGAGGTGACCGGCCAGGAGACGGTCGCCCAAATCAAG GCTCATGTAGCCTCGCTGGAGGGCATCGCCCCGGAAGATCAAGTCCTGCTCCTGGCAGGCTCGCCTCTAGAGGATGAGGCTACCCTAGGTCAGTGTGGAGTGGAGGCTCTGACCACCCTGGAGGTAGCCGGCCGCATGCTTGGAG GTAAAGTCCATGGTTCCCTGGCCCGTGCTGGGAAAGTAAGAGGGCAGACTCCCAAG GTGGCcaaacaggagaaaaagaagaagaagacaggcCGAGCCAAGCGACGAATGCAGTACAACCGACGCTTTGTCAATGTTGTGCCCACCTTTGGCAAGAAGAAGGGCCCCAATGCCAACTCTTAA
- the MRPL49 gene encoding large ribosomal subunit protein mL49: protein MAAAVFRATLRGWRTGVPPGCRLRRLSQTQGPPDYPSFVESVDEYQFVERLLPPTSIPEPPKHEHYPTPSGWQPPRDPPPNLPYFVRRSRMHNIPVYKDITHGNRQMTVIRKVEGDIWALQKDVEDFLSLLLGKTPVTQINEVTGTLRVKGYFDQQLKAWLLEKGF from the exons ATGGCCGCGGCCGTGTTCCGCGCTACGCTGAGAGGGTGGAGAACCGGCGTCCCGCCGGGCTGCAGGCTACGGCGGCTG AGCCAGACCCAGGGGCCTCCTGATTACCCCAGCTTTGTGGAGTCTGTGGATGAATACCAGTTTGTGGAACGCCTGTTACCCCCTACCAGCATCCCGGAGCCCCCGAAGCACGAACATTATCCCACTCCTAGTGGTTGGCAGCCACCCAGAG ACCCCCCACCCAACCTGCCCTACTTTGTGCGGCGCTCTCGAATGCACAACATCCCTGTCTACAAGGACATCACACATGGCAACCGCCAGATGACTGTGATCCGAAAGGTGGAGGGAGACATCTGG gccctgcagaaggATGTGGAAGATTTTCTGAGTCTACTGCTGGGGAAGACACCTGTCACCCAGATCAATGAGGTGACAGGTACCTTACGGGTCAAAGGCTACTTTGACCAGCAGCTCAAAGCATGGCTCCTGGAGAAGGGCTTCTGA